A window of the Lonchura striata isolate bLonStr1 chromosome 35, bLonStr1.mat, whole genome shotgun sequence genome harbors these coding sequences:
- the THOC6 gene encoding THO complex subunit 6 isoform X1 codes for MALPSPSGGVRRARQLLHVSVLAQSAAPCGRFLAAGNDFGEIAIFGLSAALSAEAKEENRRAVAVVRAHSGPVYSLASTERLLLSGSDGEIRAWAWAELGRKGCRELWTRRPPCRSSLEVPEINGLEVNQREHWAALAGGDGAVRVLDLESGAFTHELRGHQDLVHVVALREQLPQVLSGGEDGTVRLWDLRTGSQVQLIEVHKYQECSRPQLGKWIRCLATESDWMVCGGGPALTLWHLRSGTPTTVFGLAAPQHHALFHQDLVLSGGVGPALHLLQLSGDVRGRVPVSPPALRSLCLHPRSPEHQVLTVAGNSPKIDVFTNLGYRAFSLTFT; via the exons ATGGCGCTGCCGTCGCCGTCGGGCGGCGTGCGGCGGGCGCGGCAGCTGCTGCACGTGTCGGTGCTGGCGCAGAGCGCGGCGCCCTGCGGCCGCTTCCTGGCGGCCGGCAACGACTTCGGGGAGATCGCCATCTTCGG gCTGTCGGCGGCGCTGAGCGCGGAGGCCAAGGAGGAGAACCGGAGAGCGGTGGCGGTGGTGAGGG CCCACAGCGGCCCCGTTTACTCGCTGGCCTCGACCGAGCGGCTCCTCCTGAGCGGCAGCGACGGCGAAATCCGGGCCTGGGCCTGGGCCGAGCTGGGCCGCAAG GGCTGCCGGGAGCTCTGGACGCGGCGCCCGCCCTGCAG gagcagcctggaggtGCCGGAGATCAACGGGCTGGAGGTGAACCAGAGG GAGCACTGGGCGGCGCTGGCGGGCGGGGACGGCGCCGTGCGCGTGCTGGACCTGGAGAGCGGCGCCTTCACC CACGAGCTGCGGGGCCACCAGGACCTGGTGCACGTGGTggcgctgcgggagcagctCCCGCAGGTGCTCTCGGGGGGCGAGGACGGCACCGTGAGGCTCTGGG ATCTCCGGACGGGCTCCCAGGTGCAGCTGATCGAGGTGCACAAATACCAG GAGTGCAGCCGTCCCCAGCTGGGCAAGTGGATTCGCTGTTTGGCCACCGAGAGCGACTGGATG GTgtgcggcggcggccccgccctgACGCTCTGGCACCTGCGCTCGGGGACGCCCACCACGGTGTtcgggctggcggcgccgcagCACCACGCGCTGTTCCACCAGGACCTG GTGCTGTCGGGGGGGGTCGGCCCCGCCCTTcacctgctgcagctcagcgGGGACGTGCGGGGGAGGGTCCCGGTGTCGCCGCCGGCGCTGCGCAGCCTGTGCCTGCACCCGCGCTCACCTGAGCACCAG gTGCTGACGGTGGCCGGGAACAGCCCCAAAATCGACGTCTTCACCAACCTGGGCTACCGGGCGTTCTCGCTCACCTTCACCTGA
- the THOC6 gene encoding THO complex subunit 6 isoform X2: MALPSPSGGVRRARQLLHVSVLAQSAAPCGRFLAAGNDFGEIAIFGLSAALSAEAKEENRRAVAVVRAHSGPVYSLASTERLLLSGSDGEIRAWAWAELGRKGCRELWTRRPPCRSSLEVPEINGLEVNQREHWAALAGGDGAVRVLDLESGAFTHELRGHQDLVHVVALREQLPQVLSGGEDGTVRLWDLRTGSQVQLIEVHKYQECSRPQLGKWIRCLATESDWMVCGGGPALTLWHLRSGTPTTVFGLAAPQHHALFHQDLVLSGGVGPALHLLQLSGDVRGRVPVSPPALRSLCLHPRSPEHQVTHLGTPGHT, from the exons ATGGCGCTGCCGTCGCCGTCGGGCGGCGTGCGGCGGGCGCGGCAGCTGCTGCACGTGTCGGTGCTGGCGCAGAGCGCGGCGCCCTGCGGCCGCTTCCTGGCGGCCGGCAACGACTTCGGGGAGATCGCCATCTTCGG gCTGTCGGCGGCGCTGAGCGCGGAGGCCAAGGAGGAGAACCGGAGAGCGGTGGCGGTGGTGAGGG CCCACAGCGGCCCCGTTTACTCGCTGGCCTCGACCGAGCGGCTCCTCCTGAGCGGCAGCGACGGCGAAATCCGGGCCTGGGCCTGGGCCGAGCTGGGCCGCAAG GGCTGCCGGGAGCTCTGGACGCGGCGCCCGCCCTGCAG gagcagcctggaggtGCCGGAGATCAACGGGCTGGAGGTGAACCAGAGG GAGCACTGGGCGGCGCTGGCGGGCGGGGACGGCGCCGTGCGCGTGCTGGACCTGGAGAGCGGCGCCTTCACC CACGAGCTGCGGGGCCACCAGGACCTGGTGCACGTGGTggcgctgcgggagcagctCCCGCAGGTGCTCTCGGGGGGCGAGGACGGCACCGTGAGGCTCTGGG ATCTCCGGACGGGCTCCCAGGTGCAGCTGATCGAGGTGCACAAATACCAG GAGTGCAGCCGTCCCCAGCTGGGCAAGTGGATTCGCTGTTTGGCCACCGAGAGCGACTGGATG GTgtgcggcggcggccccgccctgACGCTCTGGCACCTGCGCTCGGGGACGCCCACCACGGTGTtcgggctggcggcgccgcagCACCACGCGCTGTTCCACCAGGACCTG GTGCTGTCGGGGGGGGTCGGCCCCGCCCTTcacctgctgcagctcagcgGGGACGTGCGGGGGAGGGTCCCGGTGTCGCCGCCGGCGCTGCGCAGCCTGTGCCTGCACCCGCGCTCAC CTGAGCACCAGgtaacacacctgggcacacctgggcacacgtga
- the THOC6 gene encoding THO complex subunit 6 isoform X3: MALPSPSGGVRRARQLLHVSVLAQSAAPCGRFLAAGNDFGEIAIFGLSAALSAEAKEENRRAVAVVRAHSGPVYSLASTERLLLSGSDGEIRAWAWAELGRKGCRELWTRRPPCRSSLEVPEINGLEVNQREHWAALAGGDGAVRVLDLESGAFTHELRGHQDLVHVVALREQLPQVLSGGEDGTVRLWDLRTGSQVQLIEVHKYQECSRPQLGKWIRCLATESDWMVCGGGPALTLWHLRSGTPTTVFGLAAPQHHALFHQDLVLSGGVGPALHLLQLSGDVRGRVPVSPPALRSLCLHPRSPEHQVTQNSPGHT, encoded by the exons ATGGCGCTGCCGTCGCCGTCGGGCGGCGTGCGGCGGGCGCGGCAGCTGCTGCACGTGTCGGTGCTGGCGCAGAGCGCGGCGCCCTGCGGCCGCTTCCTGGCGGCCGGCAACGACTTCGGGGAGATCGCCATCTTCGG gCTGTCGGCGGCGCTGAGCGCGGAGGCCAAGGAGGAGAACCGGAGAGCGGTGGCGGTGGTGAGGG CCCACAGCGGCCCCGTTTACTCGCTGGCCTCGACCGAGCGGCTCCTCCTGAGCGGCAGCGACGGCGAAATCCGGGCCTGGGCCTGGGCCGAGCTGGGCCGCAAG GGCTGCCGGGAGCTCTGGACGCGGCGCCCGCCCTGCAG gagcagcctggaggtGCCGGAGATCAACGGGCTGGAGGTGAACCAGAGG GAGCACTGGGCGGCGCTGGCGGGCGGGGACGGCGCCGTGCGCGTGCTGGACCTGGAGAGCGGCGCCTTCACC CACGAGCTGCGGGGCCACCAGGACCTGGTGCACGTGGTggcgctgcgggagcagctCCCGCAGGTGCTCTCGGGGGGCGAGGACGGCACCGTGAGGCTCTGGG ATCTCCGGACGGGCTCCCAGGTGCAGCTGATCGAGGTGCACAAATACCAG GAGTGCAGCCGTCCCCAGCTGGGCAAGTGGATTCGCTGTTTGGCCACCGAGAGCGACTGGATG GTgtgcggcggcggccccgccctgACGCTCTGGCACCTGCGCTCGGGGACGCCCACCACGGTGTtcgggctggcggcgccgcagCACCACGCGCTGTTCCACCAGGACCTG GTGCTGTCGGGGGGGGTCGGCCCCGCCCTTcacctgctgcagctcagcgGGGACGTGCGGGGGAGGGTCCCGGTGTCGCCGCCGGCGCTGCGCAGCCTGTGCCTGCACCCGCGCTCACCTGAGCACCAGGTAACCCaaaactcacctgggcacacctga